In Streptomyces sp. NBC_00483, a single window of DNA contains:
- a CDS encoding FCD domain-containing protein: MREQQEFTPPSETDRTVLSTWTRDPSRTLRLRSRIVLARADGLSVQEVAQDLGVSAVTVTKWARRYAERGLDGLADAPRSGRPRSSVRADAERLVGAAIEREARGEPVPSTRVLAEQLGLSQSTVARIWQEQSALRSRIPGQEGRADAELLVAPAKDGAPATGTASARAEGSGSAAVPAPVAPVAPRQTTLPRRLLSDHVYALLRDLIVSGELAPGQRIVESDIARRVGTSQAPAREAVKRLAHEGLVNSQPHRGTYVTEVSDEQARDVREIRVLLEMYAARRTAGRLTQEFAHRLEQSVEAMRCAADDGSIGDFRDADMAFHRTVCAACGNGILLRLWRIIEPNMWGLHVVSNPRYGGDWRAMAELHVELLEALRDGEPAATADLFAAHAAGEASRYRREHPVP, from the coding sequence ATGAGGGAGCAGCAGGAGTTCACGCCCCCGAGCGAGACGGATCGCACCGTGCTCAGCACGTGGACCCGGGACCCGTCGAGAACGTTGCGGCTGCGCAGTCGCATCGTCCTCGCACGCGCCGACGGCCTCTCCGTGCAGGAGGTCGCCCAGGATCTCGGGGTGAGCGCGGTGACAGTCACCAAGTGGGCGCGGCGGTACGCGGAGCGGGGGCTCGACGGCCTGGCGGACGCGCCGCGCTCGGGCCGTCCGCGCAGCTCGGTGCGGGCCGACGCGGAACGTCTGGTGGGCGCGGCGATCGAGCGGGAGGCGCGCGGCGAACCGGTTCCCTCGACCCGTGTCCTGGCGGAGCAACTGGGGCTCTCGCAGTCGACGGTGGCGCGGATCTGGCAGGAACAGTCAGCGTTGCGTTCGCGCATTCCGGGCCAGGAGGGGCGGGCCGACGCCGAACTCCTTGTGGCGCCGGCGAAGGATGGCGCACCCGCGACGGGAACGGCCTCGGCGCGCGCCGAGGGTTCCGGATCCGCGGCCGTCCCGGCTCCGGTCGCCCCCGTGGCGCCCCGCCAAACGACGCTCCCCCGACGGCTGCTCTCGGACCATGTCTACGCGTTGCTGCGCGACCTCATCGTGAGCGGTGAACTCGCGCCGGGGCAGCGGATCGTGGAGTCCGACATCGCCCGCAGAGTGGGCACCAGCCAGGCCCCCGCCCGTGAGGCGGTCAAGCGCCTGGCGCACGAGGGCCTGGTCAACTCCCAGCCACATCGCGGGACTTATGTCACCGAGGTCTCCGACGAGCAGGCCCGCGACGTGCGCGAGATCCGGGTGCTCCTGGAGATGTACGCGGCACGGCGCACCGCGGGGCGGCTCACCCAGGAGTTCGCGCACCGGCTGGAGCAGAGCGTGGAGGCGATGCGGTGCGCCGCCGACGACGGCAGCATCGGGGACTTCCGGGACGCCGACATGGCCTTCCACCGCACGGTCTGCGCCGCGTGCGGGAACGGCATCCTGCTGCGCCTGTGGCGCATCATCGAGCCGAACATGTGGGGCCTGCACGTGGTCAGCAACCCGCGCTACGGCGGCGACTGGCGGGCGATGGCCGAACTGCACGTCGAGTTGCTGGAGGCGCTGCGGGACGGCGAGCCGGCGGCGACGGCGGACCTGTTCGCGGCGCATGCGGCGGGTGAGGCGTCACGGTATCGGCGTGAGCACCCCGTGCCGTGA
- a CDS encoding ABC transporter substrate-binding protein, which produces MRNRRTATSARTGTLARTGLAAALLLTVGACGGGGFSGGGDDGKGGEGDGDRTVRVLVNITPNLTKKFWNDLVAPFEKAHPGVDVKIEAPTGKGVADTLQQQLAAGDAPDVVETLLPDKTLAPQMLDLTDEAWTKNTPLVKEASLDGRVHAVGVGEQAQSLVFYNKDAFTKAGIRELPENLDEFTAAMGKLKKAGYLPLQTSGDFATGLQLLQFTDPALAGRHPDWYGKVNSGDLTVGSSMRPYLKLYKSWIDRGYIDKNALGVKYANGETNFLTGKSAMYVMGSWFTATEAAAKKDFEVGVFAAPVEKGQSYPGPQGATLAAPYMILKNTGSKELARDLVEFLVTDKKAVTAQLKQDGNFRSGAERALSPLEQDVQNILDDAPDKVAQGEGYGDDTLPKGFNTAWNTEVQGLYAGRSPEDVAKAVDRWVKDHS; this is translated from the coding sequence ATGCGGAACCGGCGAACGGCAACAAGTGCAAGAACCGGCACCCTGGCCCGGACGGGCCTGGCGGCGGCGCTGCTCCTGACGGTGGGCGCCTGCGGCGGCGGTGGCTTCTCGGGCGGCGGTGACGACGGCAAGGGCGGCGAGGGTGACGGCGACCGCACCGTCCGCGTCCTGGTCAACATCACCCCGAACCTGACCAAGAAGTTCTGGAACGACCTCGTCGCACCATTCGAGAAGGCCCATCCCGGCGTCGACGTCAAGATCGAGGCGCCGACCGGCAAGGGCGTCGCGGACACCCTGCAGCAGCAACTCGCCGCGGGAGACGCCCCGGACGTGGTGGAGACGCTGCTTCCGGACAAGACCCTCGCTCCCCAGATGCTCGACCTCACCGACGAGGCGTGGACCAAGAACACCCCGCTGGTGAAGGAGGCGTCCCTCGACGGCCGGGTCCACGCCGTCGGCGTCGGTGAACAGGCCCAGTCGCTCGTCTTCTACAACAAGGACGCCTTCACCAAGGCCGGAATCCGTGAACTCCCCGAGAATCTCGACGAGTTCACGGCCGCCATGGGCAAGCTGAAGAAGGCCGGATACCTGCCGCTGCAGACCTCCGGCGACTTCGCCACCGGCCTCCAGCTGCTCCAGTTCACCGACCCGGCGCTCGCCGGACGCCACCCCGACTGGTACGGGAAGGTCAACTCCGGCGATCTGACGGTCGGTTCGTCGATGCGCCCGTACCTGAAGCTCTACAAGTCGTGGATCGACCGCGGCTACATCGACAAGAACGCCCTGGGCGTCAAGTACGCGAACGGCGAGACCAACTTCCTCACCGGCAAGTCCGCCATGTACGTGATGGGCAGCTGGTTCACCGCCACCGAGGCCGCCGCGAAGAAGGACTTCGAGGTCGGTGTGTTCGCCGCGCCCGTCGAGAAGGGCCAGAGCTACCCGGGCCCGCAAGGCGCCACCCTCGCCGCCCCGTACATGATCCTCAAGAACACCGGGAGCAAGGAACTCGCCCGCGACCTCGTCGAGTTCCTCGTCACCGACAAGAAGGCGGTCACCGCCCAGCTGAAGCAGGACGGCAACTTCCGCTCCGGCGCCGAGCGGGCGCTGAGCCCGCTCGAACAGGACGTGCAGAACATCCTCGACGACGCGCCCGACAAGGTCGCGCAGGGCGAGGGATACGGCGACGACACCCTGCCCAAGGGCTTCAACACCGCCTGGAACACCGAGGTGCAGGGCCTGTACGCCGGCCGCTCGCCCGAGGACGTGGCCAAGGCCGTCGACCGCTGGGTCAAGGACCACTCCTGA